A region of Culicoides brevitarsis isolate CSIRO-B50_1 chromosome 1, AGI_CSIRO_Cbre_v1, whole genome shotgun sequence DNA encodes the following proteins:
- the LOC134837314 gene encoding protein tramtrack, beta isoform-like, protein MGSSEGQTYCLRWNNHKSNLVEILDALIKMECYVDCTIVVDEQVQFKAHRVVLAANSPYFQSILQDVPMDHCSILFPGVKEFEMRALLEYMYTGEVNVTKSQIPRIMKIAEQLEVKGLFEMHDLKGNFGKMDEQASSPAPTAPHHPAFPANNETAAIKTNNNQASPITSSNNITSAAQSSSASPPYSSYKPYSNLYPRSRSPVHTPTAAWPLPHLDSSISSHLSRVYESVADMNPLKRKKLSSISSMLNASAGNPAIDTPILRNVLAQSNAADSSQAMPLSMSDRERSERSSNGSNGTDYSDKKYHDRPIDEPHSPYTDKSYDEDSAMDQSQGYGSDRIASYVPQQNQKPEWKRYKQYTRNDILSAIECVKNGMSALQASRKFGVPSRTLYDKVKKMGITTGRPMNRSSMKRSPNSGGNSLSFPYGLTGASHSYPDIQVPSQSHSHHDDDRSMDRERHSMNPHPAAALLPPSFLQQALDIRGGDVSLHAMALAAAAHARANGVSTSPGTPGTARSPSPSMNALAMRAFMRPPSTEMPIPQEHRSRKQSPSAIVATSEHINSEEDDKVEDLSMGRSKVIVPPLSKVIQQLKERRFEEEYAKERECEPTPEIIKQETHQSTE, encoded by the exons ATGGGCAGCAGCGAAGGACAAACGTACTGCCTGCGTTGGAACAACCACAAATCAAACTTGGTAGAAATCTTGGATGCCCTCATAAAGATGGAATGTTACGTCGATTGCACCATTGTCGTCGACGAGCAAGTACAATTCAAAGCACATCGTGTCGTGTTAGCCGCAAATTCGCCATATTTCCAATCAATCTTACAAGATGTCCCCATGGATCATTGTAGCATCCTCTTTCCCGGCGTCAAAGAGTTTGAGATGCGCGCCTTGCTGGAATACATGTACACGGGCGAAGTTAATGtcacaaaatcacaaattCCGCGAATCATGAAGATCGCAGAACAATTGGAAGTGAAGGGTCTCTTCGAAATGCACGATCTCAAGGGAAATTTCGGTAAAATGGATGAACAAGCGTCATCTCCAGCGCCAACAGCTCCCCATCATCCCGCATTCCCAGCAAATAACGAAACAGCAGCAATCAAGACAAACAATAATCAAGCATCGCCCATCACTTCGTCGAATAATATCACGTCTGCGGCACAAAGTAGTAGTGCATCTCCGCCGTACAGCAGTTACAAGCCATACTCGAACTTGTATCCTCGTTCTCGGAGTCCCGTTCATACGCCTACCGCAGCTTGGCCCTTACCGCATCTCGATTCGTCCATTTCATCGCATTTGTCACGTGTTTATGAATCTGTTGCCGACATGAATCCCCTGAAACGCAAAAAGTTGTCCTCGATTAGCTCAATGTTGAATGCCAGTGCCGGAAATCCAGCGATCGATACCCCAATTTTACGGAATGTTTTGGCCCAATCGAATGCCGCTGACTCCTCACAAGCCATGCCATTGTCGATGTCGGATCGGGAACGCAGTGAACGCAGCAGTAACGGATCAAACGGAACAGATTATTCGGATAAAAAGTATCATGATCGCCCAATTGATGAACCACATTCGCCATACACCGACAAATCGTACGACGAAGACTCTGCCATGGATCAATCTCAAGGTTACGGATCGGATCGCATTGCCTCGTATGTCCCGCAACAGAACCAGAAACCCGAATGGAAACGTTACAAGCAATATACGCGCAACGATATCTTATCGGCGATTGAATGTGTGAAAAACGGAATGAGTGCCTTGCAAGCTTCGCGGAAATTTGGAGTGCCATCACGTACGTTATATGACAAAGTGAAAAAGATGGGTATTACTACGGGACGTCCCATGAACCGTAGCTCGATGAAACGCAGTCCCAACTCTGGCGGAAACTCGTTGTCCTTCCCATATGGACTTACAGGAGCGAGTCATTCGTATCCCGATATCCAAGTGCCATCTCAATCACATTCGCATCACGATGACGATCGCAGCATGGATCGTGAACGTCATTCGATGAACCCACATCCAGCAGCTGCTCTCTTACCGCCATCATTTTTGCAACAAGCTCTCGATATCCGAGGCGGAGATGTTTCTTTACATGCCATGGCATTAGCAGCAG CTGCCCATGCACGTGCTAACGGTGTCTCAACAAGCCCCGGCACTCCTGGAACCGCTCGTTCTCCCAGTCCAAGCATGAATGCGCTCGCAATGCGTGCCTTTATGCGTCCCCCATCAACTGAAATGCCAATTCCGCAAGAACATCGTTCCCGTAAACAGTCGCCGAGTGCAATTGTAGCTACCTCCGAGCACATTAACAGCGAAGAAGACGACAAAGTTGAAGATCTCTCGATGGGACGCAGTAAA GTTATCGTGCCGCCATTAAGCAAAGTGATCCAGCAACTCAAGGAACGACGATTTGAAGAAGAATACGCGAAAGAACGCGAATGTGAACCTACCCCGGAAATAATTAAGCAAGAAACACATCAATCTacggaataa
- the LOC134829511 gene encoding growth factor receptor-bound protein 2 encodes MEAIAKHDFNATAEDELSFRKSQVLKILNMEDDMNWYRAELDGREGLIPSNYIEMKNHDWYYGRITRADAEKLLSNKHDGAFLIRISESSPGDFSLSVKCADGVQHFKVLRDAQGKFFLWVVKFNSLNELVEYHRAASVSRSQDVKLRDMKPEEMLVQALYDFQAQESGELDFRRGDVITVTDRSDEHWWSGEIGNRKGLFPAIYVTKYHSE; translated from the exons atggaaGCGATTGCTAAACACGACTTTAATGCAACGGCAGAAGATGAGCTGAGCTTCAGGAAAAGTCAGGTTTTAAAG aTACTAAATATGGAAGACGACATGAACTGGTACAGAGCAGAATTAGATGGAAGAGAGGGACTTATTCCAAGTAATTACATAGAAATGAAGAATCACGA ttgGTACTACGGTCGCATTACGAGAGCAGATGCCGAAAAATTACTATCAAATAAGCATGATGGTGCATTCTTAATCCGTATCAGCGAATCAAGTCCCGGAGATTTTTCACTATCAGTCAA atgtGCGGATGGCGTTCAGCATTTTAAGGTTCTCCGTGATGCACAGGGCAAATTCTTTTTATGGgtcgttaaatttaattccttaAATGAATTAGTAGAATATCATCGGGCTGCCAGTGTTTCGCGATCGCAAGACGTTAAGCTGCGTGATATGAAGCCAGAAGAG atgtTGGTACAAGCTTTATACGATTTCCAAGCACAAGAATCTGGCGAACTAGATTTTCGACGAGGTGACGTGATTACCGTGACAGACAGATCCGACGAGCATTGGTGGAGCGGAGAAATCGGCAACAGAAAAGGACTTTTCCCAGCCATTTACGTCACGAAATATCATtcggaataa